In Primulina huaijiensis isolate GDHJ02 unplaced genomic scaffold, ASM1229523v2 scaffold29073, whole genome shotgun sequence, the DNA window ACATTGAAACATAATTAactattttcaattttcatcataaatttGCTATGTaatataatgattaaataataatttatattcaaaaaCTAAATTcacataatttatattaatacttATCTCGaagttcaaaatcaaaattttatctgcaaaaaaataattacaaataaataaattatcgaTTTCAATCAAACTTGAAAGACAAAACTTAATTTGGATCATAACTACCTCATATGTTGAAGTGAAAGCTGATATTTGAGTTGCtccaacaattaaatatatttgaacatcgaaagaaaatatattacttCAGTCAGTCGAAACAATTCAaagaataataaaatcaaaCGAATGATAAACTTCAAATGTTTTTTAGACCAacgaaaaataatgataacaaaTGTTTTCTAGACGTTCACCAATTATATAagcaaattttcaatattcggTAAAAAAAACACGCCATTTAACAGGGCGTGGTAATTGGTTCGTGTGATTTGTATTGATCGTGATATATCCCATCACTCTGTCACCACAATTctagttattattttttaaataatttatgtgtaaattttttttaaaaattcaagtcACGTCATCTTAGAAGACGtgatttgttgattttttttataagtccCGCCGTCTTAAACGGCgtgactttaattttttttccaaaaaaaaaatgtatcatGCCCACTCCATTGGCGTGATGCGGTTGATTATTAATTTCTATCCGTATCCGTTACTTATTTAagtcattattttatttacggTAAACAATGAAAAAACCCATAACGTGGGGTGATATGATATCATTAATCTGCCGTCCCACATTTCTCTATCAGATAACATATTGTTCCTAAGCTATATGGACTATACAGAACGAACTTGAAGATATAAGAACATAATGACTTTTTACTctccaaaaaataataatgacttTTAATATCTTATCCTAATATTATAGAAATAGAAGATAATAATTAAGACAAAACAGATTCATCAATCTCTAAATTCTGGGATCGGATTCGGTGCAAGGAAAAATGACAACAAATGAAAGATGTGAGCTTGCTGAAAAATTTAAGAACATTGTGTTCCAATATGTCTTGTTAAAACAACAATTAAACCAAAAGCTAACACCACTGTTATACATCACATACAACAATTCTTTGAGCAACCAAAGAACTGCAGGCAAAACAGGAGCTCGTTTCACAGCTATCTTCTATAGTCACGTACTCCACCCATTCTCTGGTCCCGGAAACCAGAAGACTGCACCGAATTCCGATGCGTCTGCCTCTCTCTTTCGTGTCTTGTATTCACTCTTGATTCGGGATAGTTTTGGCCCGGAATATATTCATGACGTCTATGCGGGCTATTTTCTGGGCTCCATGATTCAAATTCAGGCCTCCCTGCACGTTCATCTCTCTCCCAGGTCCCTGTAGGCACTGCAGCGTGGACATGGCCCCCGGTGCGAACATTGTTTATAGTTGGATTCTTTTGATGGTAATTAATTGTCTCATAACCCAGTCTTGTTGTTAATGAATGGGGACCCGTAGATTCCCGTGTGTAACGAAGCTGTGGATTTGATGGTGCAGATGTGGGAGTTGGTAAGAGTCTGGTTGATGAAATGCCCAGAGACCTTGCTGACATATCGATATTGCCAAAGTTTTCGACCCGAAGTAAACTAGGTGAAGCACGATTAGAGTTGATAGCAGTGTTTGGGTTTAGCGTCATCTCTGGAGCCAAATGGTGTACACTGGAGGACTTGTTATGCATAAGAATATTAGTATTATGCTGCTGCGACTGAATAGTGGATAGCAGAGTCGATACTGGCGGAGGGTGACTGACAAAAACAGGGGCCCCTGGAATATGAGCAGCTTCTGGGGCTTGAAATACACTGCCTTTTGCAGTTGTGTGCTGCCGTGAAAACGGGTTTCTCGTTAAGTCACGCTTCAAACCATTCTGCAGtaaacaaaaaatcaaaaaagGAAAGACAAGAAAGCGAGCAAACCATAATCACGAAGTCGAAACCGTAATTATATGAAAATGCAAGAGAATACAGCAACACGAAGAGCTTTTCATTATCCCACGATCATTGTTGAAAAATGTTTTGGAAACTCTACACGACATTCTTTCACGCATACTCCATTGACCCCTATGCAGCTATCCGTCCAATTGAAACGAAATATCCTGGATAAAAATCGGAAGTATCTCcggttttatttaaatttacgCTAGCTAGAAGAGTGCCTGTGAGTGTGTATGTAATATATTTTAAGGTCGACTCAAGAAGTTTTCAGTTTTGAATTAAAAAACGGAGGGAAACATATGCTATAAAATTTGCGTAACGGTCTTAAGAAACTGCAGCGTATTTGGAATCActttcattataatattattgCTTCTTCCTTCACAATATTTGAGATAGACCCAATGACAAGAGGGAGCTTGGCAGACAAGTAAAAACAGGGGAGATTATTGTCGTTAAGTATGGTGAagaaaaaacattaaatttcAAAAGTTGTGTATACAATTTGCTTAAATTACGCACCGGCACAAGGTCGCTCGATGGAGTCGGCGAAGGCAGAGAAACCTCAACTTTATTGTCACCTTTTGCGCCTAAACCAGCAAAATTACTTAAAGAGGTCACCCCATTAACCTTAATCATATCAAGAAGCTTGACAGTCTCGTTACTGGATAAATCACCCGCCTGGCCCGATGTCAATGCATAAACTAATTCCGGGTTTTTAAGCAACTCAGCAAGCAGTTCAAGATCTGGTTCAGGCACACTTCCACCAGCATCACACAATGTTGTTGAGACCGCAGCTACACTTCCCTCACAGCCATTAACAGAAACTTGTGGTGTTTCGAGTGGTTCAACATCTGGTAACTGCTCTATAGGAATTTCAAGAGTTAATGTGTCATCATAGTCCATTTCTCTGTCCCAAGGTTCTCTCGGGTTTGTTGGAATTTCTTGAATTGTCCTGTAAATAATTTCTCTCTCACGCCGTATTCTATTTTTCTGAACTTCAACTTCTTTGCTGCTTTCACCGGTACCGACGAGCCATGATTCCCTGATGTTCACTTCTGCATCAACAAACAAATGCTCGATATGAGCAAAGGTGAAACAAACTCTAACTCAAGAAACAAGGATGTAGCAACAAGTAACAAAGGAGAGAGTATCGTTAATAAAATTCTTCTTTTGAAGTTTTTGGTATGGTAATTCGATAAGTAAATTTGTTAACAAGCGAGGAAGACGACAAATGCAGGCTTgagcttaaaatatttaaagtcaATATACTGAAATTCTGTTGATGTTTAAATCGTCCATTTATATGTTATTTAGATAGCTTCATTGATATATGGAGCAATCAACCCAACAAAATTGCATGTGTTGGAAAGGCGTAGTTGGATTAACTTACTCATGGAATACTTCGAAATGAAGCGGTAATTCTTTCCCGGCTTGAACACGAAGAACAAGCATTTTAAGCGGAAGTTAATAATGCAAATCCTTGGTCCTTTCGTGATCAAGTTCTCATATGTTTGAAGTTTTATTCTCGTTGCAGTTCACCATCAATGAGGGGTATTCCAGGGAGGGGAACGAATGGTTACTTAGCTGAGCAAAAGTGACTTCTTTTTCACTATTTCGATTGTTACCATATGACATCTACCATCCTAAGCAAGAGCACAAGTGGTTTGGCAGAAAGGTCAATGCAAACAATTAGAAACGAAAGGTTGGAGAAATGAGATAAAGAGGAATGGCCAGACATAGCACTTCATGAATGAGGTGAAACAACAGTGGATAGGCATAAAACTAGAAGAAAATAACAGAATACTGGTACAATTGACGCAAACCAACTGTGGACAAGTCATAATACGGGAAGAAAAATAACACATTGTTTGTGCTGAAAAAGCTCCACCACActtccctttcttttctcttgaGTTCTGTTACATTTTAGAAgaatgagaaattatatacaCAAGGATGGTATTCCATCAAAACAACAGAACATTGGTGTATTGCAATTCCTCCTATAATTAAGATCGTAATTAATCCCATTTAATctttcaattaaattattagtttCCTTGATTGAGAAACGCATGCAACAGAGTTTATACAAAATATGGACTAACAATGGCAAACACATAATCCATACAAAAGGAGGGAAAATGTGCCAACTTTCATTAGCAAATTCACCAAAATGCAAACGTCCTCGGCAAAACAAagattaattcactaaataaacAACTTAAAAGCCAGGTCATCTGCCCTTGATTTTAGCAATTCCATTTAAAACTTCATATGACCCATAATTTCTGAATACACTAGAACGAGGGTGCTGCAGGTGAGAAGTCTACTTtagttttgaaaatgaaaagaaaatgcaGAACCAAGAACAATGGTGTCAGGGAAAGCTGTCTTATTTCAGCCAGTTAATGGTAATGTTTCAAATCTTCACAAAATTCTGAAAGCAAGCCTAATCATCAATTAGATTGTAAACTTGAACAATCAGAGGAACACAAGGACCACAAGAATGAGAGCAAAAGGCAACTGTACCTCGGGGTGTCCGCCATGTGATCAGGGTTCTCTTGATCCTTTTCCATGGTGGTTCCTCCAAATTTGAACGAGTAGTTTCCCTTATATTAGAAACTTTGGATACGGCATTATCAAGTTCCCTCCTCTCACCAAGATCTGCCCGAACAGGTATAGGTATTGACTGTAGGACACTGGACTGGGATGTGCTACAATTAGGTGGACTATCAGACTTCACTTGGGAATTATCATCACTCTTTGTGGATTTACTTTGCATAAATTGGGTGCGGATTTTCGCTCTCTGtatatcatcagctgaaagcGGCCTACTATGAGTTGCAGGTGTGGATTTCACAATATGTGAGCTATTGGCAACTATTCTTTGGCCAGGGGGCTCAACCATCTTAACCTTTCTTCGCTCTCGCATTTCTGTGACTAGTTAAGGCATGGTATATAGAGAACAAAAAAGAATAAAGGGAAAGGACACCCTGAATGCCTTGGAAGCAATTATCATAAGAAAGCAGAGTTGGACGAATAATTTCAAAAGTGCATTTATACCCCACGTACAGACATTAAGATATCAATCAGATACCAACAAATGGGAGAATGCATGATTGGTAGTATTGCTCTCGCAATTGATCACAACCATAAATCATTAGTAAAAGTTAGACAGCATTAAATATTAATACTCATAAGCTCATGATTTTAACTCAGTTTACAGCCAGATGTCAATTTTTTCGTTTTCAGCTTATTTCTTTTGCACAACACCGTGAGATAGTGAACCTCAATTTAACAGTTCACTGATCGTAATAATGATGCCAAACGTATAATTTCATTCTTCAGTCACAATAACGATGGTGGATTCCCATGTACACTGGTTTAGTTAAATCATTTATGTGATTTTTCAACACTGTTTATCGTGTACTATATTACTTTGTAAACTACGACTCGATTTTTATCCATACTACACTCCAACTAATTCCTACAATGTTGCTAACAGACCTCACCTTCCCCAGAGGTCTATATGATGTTGCTGTGTCCATGTTTGCCGAAATTATGTTCATGTATACACCCAAATTCTAACATAGCACCAATCATTAGTTTGCAATAGTCACAAACTTCTGGGTGAAGTTGGCCTTCATCACAATTGGTGAAGACTAGACGTGCTTAATAGATAATAGAAAAAGTTGCAGATTAGTTTCTTCCGTTTCCCTCAGATTtctcaacagtttaaaaacaaaagaaagatcCAGAAAAATGATGTTGCAATGAGGTAAAACTGAAGTCTTACCAGTTCATGGAAGCGCAATATAGCTCTATTAagttatatttttcatattctcCAGATGCAACAGAAGATTATTTACCAGTTACCATAACTTTAAATCGTCAATAAACTGTCAAATGATAGCTTTTTAATCAGCCACAACCAAAACCAACTTGTTAAAGCAATGATTTGTTAAGTTAATAGTTAGGTAAAAGGTTGATATTTGAGTACGTAGATTTGTAGCTAATTAGCAGCCTAAAATCCATTTATCATACAGTTAAATAAGATCATATCAACAAAGCCGGGGAAATAGAAATTCAATGAAAAGCGAGTATACACAGACCCACAAATGGGTGCTACACAGTCCATGGAGGAAGCTGAAGCAATGCATGAAAACCCGAAGCAAAAACTGAAAAATTCAGCTGGCCGTCCAATGATATCATCTTATTTATCCATGATCTTCCAGTTTTTCCACCAGTTTTACTTTCTAGAAACTcgtttttttttctcatcatcATCGTATAAGTTGTAGTTTGTAACTTTATAATACCCAATATTCTACCTTGCACAACGTAATCTTTGGATTTCACAATTCACAATTTCTTGGTGAAATATCATTAACCACAGCAGCGATATTGTGAGGTCATTGTTTTACATGACTCTTGCCACCGACTCCAATAATTCGGCCAATGTTCAAATTCTAGATTggttaaatatttatatgttactGAGAAAATAAGAGTCTAATTTATTTTCggataaaaactaaataaaaaattttatatgtcaaAGTGATAGGAATCTTTTTATAGATTACcaagtataaaaatattattgcacGTCAATCCCCAACCAACTGCTCCCGCAAAGTcccgaaaagaaaatcaagtatAGTTCTTCATTTAGTTCATAGGCGATTAGAAGGATACGAGATGACATGACACCTCGCCTTTTATTAGATTCCTCCCCTGATGATGTAAGCAGCCTCAATTTCTGTGGAGATTCCAACTTCCTGAGAAATAAATCCAGGCTAAAtataaatccaaaaaaaaaaaagtttcaaaCAACTTGATGCCAGTAGATACCTGAAGCTGTTCGCATTTCCATTTGTTATTTTAAGATCTGCTTCCTGTAGATTCAGAATGACCAGTGAGCAACTTTATCAGAGTTCACATGTTTTCGAAGATTTTGAAGTTAACTATGGGAACACTTACTGAGTAATCAACAGTTGAATCCCAAGTTTCATTACCCATAACTTCTTTAATGCTGCAACAGACAACAAAAACtcattaattttcaaatacttgaaaCAACACTTTCTACAATACAAGTTAAATGTACTTGCCTCTGCTTCAATAGCATCTCATCCAGTGCATCACCTACAGATTTGTTACCATTGAGTTTGTTTGAAGATTGGCTGCTTGCAAACATTTTGCTCCATGTAGATAATAAAATTCTTGCCCTGTTTGAGATGTCTGGTCTTCAAATCAGAAAAAAATGAGACAAGCAGCCAAAAAAATCCCGGCAATAGTTAACTCTTTCAGCGGTAAAAATAATAGAAAGTCAACTATGTAATAAACAATCCatgcaaagaaaatatattcATTAGCCATAAAATGCCAAAAATAACAAACATCCATGATGTACAGGTGACCATAGTTGTCAAGGGCGCAAGGCGCACCGAGGCGCACAAGGGCTCTGGAGCCTGAGGCGCAAGGCGCAAGGCGAGGCGCGCGCCTTACCGAAGCAAGAcgcacattatttatttttttaaaaaatatatttatcttagaataatatattaaaatatgaaataattaagtcacaatgtcacacaaaacaacaaataattaataagttcattataataagcaacacgattaaaattcttcaatcatccaaatcaagttcatcttcttccaGCGAATCATCAGAGTCCCTAGAACTGATACCTGAGCTTTCTTCAATAAATGGTTCTTGGCCTTTCTTTTATTCACGCTGTCACGTTGTTGGTTTCTGTAATTCTGTTGCAGTCTGCACATTTCTGCTCTCGTCAccttatgatatttaatttgttaactgggctgttatgatttaaggttgggTTGGGCCTTTTACATTTtaagttaatattaaaaaaaaaacagagaagttGCATTTTCAAATGCTACTTCTCTGtcactgaatttaaaaaaaaaaggcaatcTCAGGCGCGCCTTACCTTCCAAGGCGAGCCGAGGCGCGCGCCTGGGCTTGCCTTTGTAAATCGTTGCGCCTGGGATTTCCCCAGGCGCAATGCCCGCGCCTGGTAGCGCCTCTCGCCTTGAGGCGCGAGGCGCTCGCCTTTGACAACTATGCAGGTGACATGCCTAAAAGTCTGTATTTGACGTCCACGCATCCATTTTTACAGTCTAAAGATTATTACAAAGACATTTGAAGATGGTTGATCGATTTATCGTACATGACTTAACAGTCATGAAAGCATAGATAAAAGACTATCAGAGACATGCATGGATAGGAAACTAGAAGCAAAAGCGTGCACCTGATGCCCTATAAAAACGTAGTTTATTAACACTTTGCAATATAGCAGACATATGAACGGGGAGGGCCTTGCGTAATGGCAAATGACAGAGCACCTGCAAATACAGGAACATCCTTTTAAGTCATTGATAGCTATGAAAAGTAAAGAAGGTGGTAAATCAATAATATGACTGAATCACCTTCAGAACAATGTTAAGAACACTCGTTTGTTCTTCCATAGCAGCTTGACTCAGCCATGTTGCTAATATCATAACTCCGCCTTCAACCAAAAACCTGGAAATACAAAAGAAATTAGATCATACAAGAAAAACTACCCATTTGCATAAATCATCAGTCATTGATTCACCAAGGACAAGTTTTAAAGTACCAGTGAAGTACTGAGATTGTTTCAATCTGTAAAATCCACTCCAGCAATTTAACCTGTCCAGAGAAAGATTCTTCACTCCTCATCAAGCGAAAGATATTGACCATAAAATGTCTATCCGACTTTTCTTTGCCTAATGGGACCACCTCAGGCTGCATCGATCGAGATGACGCTTCATGACTGTTTGGAGCAACTGTGTCAATCGGAACAGGTTCTGCAGACACATTTGGATATGAAGTTGAGGGTGTTTCATCATGACTCTCATCACAGGTCCTAGATCTGTCAGCCTTCTCTCCGGACAATCTGACGAAGTTCCTAATTCTTGATCGCTGACCAGCAAAGAACTCCCGGACCTATACAGTATAGACATAAAATGATTGTTCAGTTAACGGTTTGAAATCGCCAAAAGAAAATTTCTGCAGCAGCATACAGTCATACATATAATCTAAAGGGACCAAGTTTTTAATAGACCCTAAATAAACTTGGTTGTCATTCTAACAAgtatatttttaacattttgTATTCAAATAGTATCATAGGCGCTCGTGGAACTTCTCAACAGCATGAACTGCCAACCCACAGATTGAGACTCCAGAGAAACCAAAAAGAGGACGAAGAGACCTGACTAGCTGTAACCCCAAATTGAGCACTGATTTCCCGTGTTTCCCTCTTGCTAACTGCATCTTTGATAGAAAATACAAGCTGCAAGTACTGTACAGCCTTTGGATTCAACAGATCTCTAGGTCGCTTTCCTGAGAAAAAAAGACGTCAAGTAGAACAAAAATCAGCAAATCTAACAATATTAACAAGTGGACAGGCAGCAAAAAATCAATCAATTTGATAGTTGTAGATCCATATATATGGTCGACCAATCTTGCGATATAATATTTATCCAAACATGAGACAATATCCACACCCGAAACGGATTGCTCATTGAGAATTGTGGAAGAGATCTTTTAGCACATCAAATAGATTTACTAATCAATGACTGAATAGAAACCTCTCATTGAATCCCAAAACAAATTGGGtacacaattaaaataaaataaaaataaaaaaactcacCGATTTTAATAGATAACGCTCCAGCAGCCTGCATAAATTTATTGAGCGCGGTCAGAAAAGAAAAGACAAACAAATGATCCGAATATCAGTTAATTAtccaaaacacacacaaaaattaatttttccaaGGAAATTAAAGGAAAGAATAACCGAACAAACCATTTCTTGGGACAGGGGATTGATGCCAGTTAGTTTACATTGGGTGAGAACAATTTTTTGGAGCTTTCCAATCTGTGTCTTAAATAGATCGTTCTGGGCCTCTAACAACTCTTGATACGACGTCGCGGCTCTCTTCGACACGATCAATTCTAATTGATTGCCCGTCGAAGACTCCATCGGCTATCTCCACGGCAGAAGTAAAAAATGCCCACCAGCTCGAGATAAGACTTGCGTCGGTTGCGATTAACAAAAAGGATAGAAATTCCGAAGGTTATGGTTATGGTTCTGGTTCTGCAGAATCAGGCTACGGTTAAGATAAACTGAGAAAGGGTGCGCCAGATTTCGAAATTAGGGTTGCCGAACGAAACTTGGTAAAAACAAAGGGCTTTTTAACCGTTTAcagtaaattttataataatttaataaactaAAGTAATAAAAAATGAGTTTGTCAAATAATCTGTCACTTACACAAGGCGTCTTACAATTTTTTTGGTTATATGATGGTGTGActtgtttaataattttttaaaaaaagataagTCACGTCAATACCTCAATTGAATAAACGTGACTTtcatttacttttttaaaaaaaataataacaatataagTGACTTGctttaattatttcaaagttACTCACATACATTAAAAACTGcaacaagcacatgcattaaaagcTGCAACAACAAAACTTTAATAATTTCGAattcattataatattatatatttttatctataaaTTGAATACTTTATTGTCTCACTACATTCAtatctttcatatttttcatcgtTAAGTTCTCGTAAAtattagaatttattttttcacttcctgcgaatttttattaatttttttttcacagGTACATTTTTGTTCCAACTTATTATTAAGGAATGTATActaacataaattatttatgttaaatattaaatttataaatgaaattattatttatgttagacTAATTTTGtcttgttatttaattttttttaaattttaattattacgtGATTTTTTGGTTATTACtaatttttgtaaagaaatttcaaaatcatttattatgataaattttcattatcgttattatttttttaaaaaaatgttaaaaaaatttatgttatatgctatttttttcagctattattattgttttattgttttataataattatataattgtatagtacgataataataattttaaatttttttgtttatgtatatatattttttcacatttaatataaaagattatttttaaaataaaaaataaaaatcacgtagtttttggtttaaaaattaaatatcatgttttataatttatttgaaaaaaatacactatctcatataattatgagatacaataaatttgttttaacgGTCAATTGTAATAATTTGGTGATGAAATGAAAATGTATCACGCCAAGTGAGTTGttaactttttttaataaaaaaaggaatttccattattattttttccaaaaaataataataatttgcattattatttttataaataataa includes these proteins:
- the LOC140967855 gene encoding homeobox protein LUMINIDEPENDENS-like isoform X2, whose amino-acid sequence is MESSTGNQLELIVSKRAATSYQELLEAQNDLFKTQIGKLQKIVLTQCKLTGINPLSQEMAAGALSIKIGKRPRDLLNPKAVQYLQLVFSIKDAVSKRETREISAQFGVTASQVREFFAGQRSRIRNFVRLSGEKADRSRTCDESHDETPSTSYPNVSAEPVPIDTVAPNSHEASSRSMQPEVKLLEWILQIETISVLHWFLVEGGVMILATWLSQAAMEEQTSVLNIVLKVLCHLPLRKALPVHMSAILQSVNKLRFYRASDISNRARILLSTWSKMFASSQSSNKLNGNKSVGDALDEMLLKQSIKEVMGNETWDSTVDYSEADLKITNGNANSFRKLESPQKLRLLTSSGEESNKRRGVMSSQMRERRKVKMVEPPGQRIVANSSHIVKSTPATHSRPLSADDIQRAKIRTQFMQSKSTKSDDNSQVKSDSPPNCSTSQSSVLQSIPIPVRADLGERRELDNAVSKVSNIRETTRSNLEEPPWKRIKRTLITWRTPREVNIRESWLVGTGESSKEVEVQKNRIRREREIIYRTIQEIPTNPREPWDREMDYDDTLTLEIPIEQLPDVEPLETPQVSVNGCEGSVAAVSTTLCDAGGSVPEPDLELLAELLKNPELVYALTSGQAGDLSSNETVKLLDMIKVNGVTSLSNFAGLGAKGDNKVEVSLPSPTPSSDLVPNGLKRDLTRNPFSRQHTTAKGSVFQAPEAAHIPGAPVFVSHPPPVSTLLSTIQSQQHNTNILMHNKSSSVHHLAPEMTLNPNTAINSNRASPSLLRVENFGNIDMSARSLGISSTRLLPTPTSAPSNPQLRYTRESTGPHSLTTRLGYETINYHQKNPTINNVRTGGHVHAAVPTGTWERDERAGRPEFESWSPENSPHRRHEYIPGQNYPESRVNTRHERERQTHRNSVQSSGFRDQRMGGVRDYRR
- the LOC140967855 gene encoding homeobox protein LUMINIDEPENDENS-like isoform X1, translated to MESSTGNQLELIVSKRAATSYQELLEAQNDLFKTQIGKLQKIVLTQCKLTGINPLSQEMAAGALSIKIGKRPRDLLNPKAVQYLQLVFSIKDAVSKRETREISAQFGVTASQVREFFAGQRSRIRNFVRLSGEKADRSRTCDESHDETPSTSYPNVSAEPVPIDTVAPNSHEASSRSMQPEVVPLGKEKSDRHFMVNIFRLMRSEESFSGQVKLLEWILQIETISVLHWFLVEGGVMILATWLSQAAMEEQTSVLNIVLKVLCHLPLRKALPVHMSAILQSVNKLRFYRASDISNRARILLSTWSKMFASSQSSNKLNGNKSVGDALDEMLLKQSIKEVMGNETWDSTVDYSEADLKITNGNANSFRKLESPQKLRLLTSSGEESNKRRGVMSSQMRERRKVKMVEPPGQRIVANSSHIVKSTPATHSRPLSADDIQRAKIRTQFMQSKSTKSDDNSQVKSDSPPNCSTSQSSVLQSIPIPVRADLGERRELDNAVSKVSNIRETTRSNLEEPPWKRIKRTLITWRTPREVNIRESWLVGTGESSKEVEVQKNRIRREREIIYRTIQEIPTNPREPWDREMDYDDTLTLEIPIEQLPDVEPLETPQVSVNGCEGSVAAVSTTLCDAGGSVPEPDLELLAELLKNPELVYALTSGQAGDLSSNETVKLLDMIKVNGVTSLSNFAGLGAKGDNKVEVSLPSPTPSSDLVPNGLKRDLTRNPFSRQHTTAKGSVFQAPEAAHIPGAPVFVSHPPPVSTLLSTIQSQQHNTNILMHNKSSSVHHLAPEMTLNPNTAINSNRASPSLLRVENFGNIDMSARSLGISSTRLLPTPTSAPSNPQLRYTRESTGPHSLTTRLGYETINYHQKNPTINNVRTGGHVHAAVPTGTWERDERAGRPEFESWSPENSPHRRHEYIPGQNYPESRVNTRHERERQTHRNSVQSSGFRDQRMGGVRDYRR